A region from the Drosophila takahashii strain IR98-3 E-12201 chromosome 2L, DtakHiC1v2, whole genome shotgun sequence genome encodes:
- the cype gene encoding cytochrome c oxidase subunit 6C has translation MANTPATSNVGPVLRGLHNATIKKNLAISLGLTALITVAYKVLVNDPKKAAYADFYSKYDANKSFERMKAAGRFQSC, from the exons ATGGCCAACACTCCAGCAACCTCCAACGTGGGACCCGTGCTCCGTGGCCTCCACAATGCCACCATCAAGAAGAACCTGGCCATTTCTCTGGGCCTCACCGCCCTGATCACCGTTGCCTACAAAGTTCTGGTCAACGATCCCAAGAAGGCCGCCTACGCCGACTTCTACTC GAAGTACGATGCCAACAAGTCCTTCGAGCGCATGAAGGCCGCCGGTCGTTTCCAGTCCTGCTAG
- the LOC108063938 gene encoding acylphosphatase-2, with protein MGIPDIRLLVTLDFEVYGHVQGLNLTKDTRDRCTKAGITGWVKNSKQGTIVGKMQGPKDEVDKVITWLSSEGSPGCQIDRCELRNQGNLSRLDYKDFAIRF; from the exons ATGGGCATTCCGGATATCCGACTGTTGGTGACGCTGGACTTTGAGGTCTATGGACATGTACAAG GCCTGAATCTCACGAAAGACACCCGCGATCGCTGCACCAAGGCGGGAATTACTGGCTGGGTGAAGAATAGCAAGCAGGGCACCATTGTGGGGAAGATGCAGGGTCCCAAGGACGAGGTGGATAAAGT AATCACCTGGCTGTCCAGCGAGGGCTCTCCCGGCTGTCAAATCGATCGATGTGAGCTCCGCAACCAGGGAAATCTCAGCCGACTGGACTACAAAGACTTTGCCATCAGATTTTAG